The DNA sequence ctgggtgctgacGGTGCTCAGCCTCAAGCTGGTGTGCGAGGTGCTGCTGTGTCAGAAGCTGGCGGAGCAGGAGCAAGCCAGAGACCTGTGGTTCGGCCTCATCGTCTCTCCGCTGTTcatcctgctgcagctgctgatgATACGGGCGTGCCGCGTCAACTGAGGGGAGGCGGCTAGCGGTTGGGCTTCCCCATCACCgaaaacacaggaacacagagcAATCTTCCTCTGCCAATAGAGATTTAAAGCATAACAATAGTGTAATTTCTCTTTGGGCTCACagctaccttttttttttttttttttttttttaaacacacatggTCCAGGTCTCACCaaatttgtatacatttttgtttctaataattatttataagtTCTAATGCAGTATTTCTCTTTCCAGATGCGTGGAGGCTGTTGTAGTTGTACCATGGATTTTGAATTAGATCAATCATGTATGAGAATAATAAGGGCGACCACGTGTTTTTGGCCATGTAGTGTAAAAAGTAGGGCGGGGTTAAAATAATCGAATCTCCAATTAAAATTGACCTTTGATTGGGTGATCCGATAATGATTCATGAAATCCCCAAACTGATCTTTTATCATGCATTTTCACATATGGATGTGGGGAATCTTAAAGTAAACATTAACCTGatgcattataaaaaaagaaaaatatgaggGTTGCTTCTTGCTTGTACAATTTTCAGCATCCAttctctgagaatctcttttTATCCAAGCAAAATTAGAGTTGTAACTGAAATTTCCCTAACGTAATATTCGATCAAATGAGAATTGTAGTTGAATTGggactaggcctgcacgattcgggggaaaaatatgatttttgtttttagcttagaattgatattatGATTCTCTgccccgtttttttttttttttttttttttgatcatgacaaaacaaagtgGTAACaccaaactgatttttttgGGCACCCATAGCACAGTgttcatcaccacaagcctgtaaacatagaggcttcaataaAGAGAATGGAGAgcattaaaacctattttatacagtctatgtttaaaactcacagaaggaAGTTGTAGCCTTCttgatgcagttggctcgtTAAATTAATTGAGAatcatttcaatattttgaaaaaaaaaaattggttatttaaaaatgaagtcATGAATtgagattgcgattttataacgattaatcttGCAGGCTTAATCGGGATATTGTGAATGGGAATCAAATCAACTTGGGAAATCATTGGCGGTACCCAGGCCTAGTAACAATACCTAATGGTTCCCGTTGCTATAGTGAACATTGAGTTGATTCTGGAGACTGAATGGAATCCACTTGAATACAGTGAATACCAGGGAATCAGATTGTACCTGGGCCCCTTCTTCATATGGGGGAATTAGGGTGTACGTTTTTGATACTTTTAGGAGTACAAAGAGGCCAAGCAGTAAATGTGTACTTGGGACATGGTGTGCCTTTTACAATGTGCAATCGATAGACAACGAGCCATGAGAAAAATGTATGCCAGAGTTATGTTTTAATGCACATGTGAACATAACAGATGTTGAAACTGAAAGGCTGTAATGCCCTAGGCACCTTTTTGGCCAGCTGTCTTGGGTAACAGAGCTCTGCTccaactgccccccccccccccccccccccccccccccccccccgaagaAGACATTGATTGCCTGCACAATTAGGTTTATTACTATCATCACGTCTCTCACTTGGTTGCCTGTTACAGGGAGTGTTGTTTACTCCATTGTCAGCTCCCAGTCCCACCCTGTGTAAAAGAACTGAGTGTGATTTTCCACCAGCAGTCAATTGTGAGTACACATCTTGCCTGAATCTTGCTGTTTATTTGTACAATATGTAAAGTATAGGATCTGAGTTTGATCATACCTTAtgtatgtactgcatgtatTTAGGGCCTTATTTTAAGGTCTTTCCTGATTCCTGAAATTATGTGTAAGTAAGATGTATATGTTGATTCTGGTAAGGAATTGGACagattttatttatgttcttattttcttgttATGGCACCCTTATTGTCatctgtatatactgtacatgtaaataaacatcaacatttatcCAATGCCGTGTAATGAATATGTAAGGGTCTGAGAAAAGATGCGTGTTACCGGGCCTTGGTCCCCTAGCCACAAGGAGGCGCTGCTGGCCTTCTAAATGGACGTGTCCACAACAATGTAAAGGACCAGACATCTGTCATCTTTTTACACGTTAAAGCGTCTCTTCTTTAGCTAATCTACATATCATGTTTACAAAAcatacctttaaaaaaataaaaaaaaaagtgtgtcaaTGTCCTGCgtttgttttaaagtaaattcGGCACTGGGTGAATATCATGCATAATAATACGCATCACACTGCTTATCAAGTAGTTTTATTAGGGTACTATGACCGATAAGCAGCATTGTTATTGCATGTGGACATCTTCAGTGATGGATTAAGTCTAAAATCAATGGGTTGTTTTGCCAAAATTACAGATTaaaactgtcaaattaaaaaatgtcaccaTTCAAATTGTCAGGAATATTACAGATGCCGTGATTTACACCAGCTGTGCTATAATTACTTTCAATCTAACTTTTACGAGCAGACGACTCCACTTTGACTATGCGTTTGAGTATTTCTCCCCCTGTGCTCTATAAAGCCTTAACAGCAATTGGTGTTCTTAATTATGGCTCGGTGATAAATGTTTGATGAGTTACAGTAATCGCTTGTAGTACCCAAGAATAGCCCTCTTAGTGCTGATTCATGTGCAGCAGGATACTCCTCAGCTCATGTGTTAACTGCAGCAGGATTATCGACAGGTGGCTGCCACATCACCCGTAAATGCTGAATGTCTAGAAATTCTCTATTTATCACATCCgaacaaaaacaattcaagcCTACAGGATCCCTATACACTGATTCTAGAGGTATGCAGGTGTAGAAGGAAAACTTTACAAAGACCACAAAAGATTATCAATTTGGAACAGTATTGGCAAACCACTGGTagtaaagtacaacaaaaataaagcacaaaaaGACATTACATTCCTCGGATTTTAGCAATAATGTTTTGTATATGGACCTAGCCTTAGTCTACAAGTCTAACGGCGTGGTTAGGATTGTAATTAAAGAACTAGTAGGCCTACAAATCTAGTTTTTATTACATCActcaattaaatatatatacactgacAGTATTAAATCGGCTTTAGTATAAATGGGGAGGGGCGGATTGAACCTGAACGCAACCCTTTTGATTGATAGCTCTTCCTTGCCCAGTCAACAATAGAAACGGGAGTGGTTTGCGTCAGTGTGTGACGTTCTACATAAAGGAATGGGGCGTGTCTGTAAGCAATATCGACCAATCAAGAAGCGGGTGGGAATGTCGAAGCCGCTCGTGCTGCTGCGGAGGGGCGGGGCCGCGGCCAAGGGCTGTGTGGAGAGAGGCAGTCAGAGTGAgaaagcagaggaagaggagagagaaaaatagacgATAGGGATGTGTTTACGTGTGCGGTGAACAGTGCTGCGGGTCCAGTCAGAGCCGGATACAGGTTTTATAGCCGCACCGGACCGCGGCAAAACCGCCTCAGAGCctgcctctctcctcttcatcccctcTAAACAACACTCCGCAATGTCTGGCGGAGGAGAGGTACGCGTCCTCCGCCAAGAGCCTGGGCAAGAGAGCCCGAGGATGCCGGCCTGGAAGCGAGAGATCCTGGAGAGGAGGAAGGCGAAGGGCGGCGGGTCTGGAGGAGCATGTGCCGCGGAGACAAGCCCCGGCGGTGCGGGTTCGCAGCGTGCTAACGGCGAGACGACGGGAAATGTAaacggcagcagcagcagcagcagcagtagcggACCGATCTGTGGGTCCGGGCGGAGCTACACCATCACCACCGCCAGTCAACACTTCACGAACAACAAAGAGCCACGGCCGACGGACGCTGAGAGGACGATACCGAGGGAGGACGACAGACATGAGAGCCTGGTGCTACAGGAAAGTCTGGGCCCGCTGGAGGAGAACCCATTCATTAAACTGGAGAAGGAGCGGAGGCGTCGACAGGACCGAGATAACGCTTCTCGTCCTGTCCAGCACATCTTGGAGCTGTATGGCAGTGTACCCGGTATACGGACTATCCGCGCAGACAATATTATCATAATTGAGTCTGACCCGGATTACTTTCCGGAAGCTGGTGGGGTAAACACCGGGTCCAAATGGCAGCAGAACGGTGTGAGTAGTTACAGCTCTCTAAATGACCTCCTGGACCGAAGAGGGAGTGCTGTTACTGAGATAAGAGCCAAGGAAGTGGTCATTTATGACACCACGTTAAGCAAGAGTGAGGAGAACTTGAGCACCCTGGGCCGCCCTGATCATGAGGCCTCATCATACAAGACAGGTGAGGGCCAAGGCAGGGTTAGCCGGATGCTGCAGAAGTTTGACAGCAACTACGGGAAGCTGCAGAAGAAGTCCCACAGCACAGAGaacctgctggacctggactgTAGTGCCAGCAGCAGGCCAAGACTCTGGTCCAGGCCACAGCCAGATCTGGTGCCAAAGGCAAGGCCAGGACCGTCAATCAGCAGCCCGGGCAGCAGCCAGCCATCTTCGCCTGTCTTCCAGAGTCCATTGTCTTCCAAACCAAGGCCACAGCCTGTTGTCTCTGAGCTGGGCAGCCCCCCACGCTCTGCCGGGACCCCTCAGCCTGTGTCTTCCTTCCGTCAGCGGTTTGAAGAGAGTGCAGGCCCTGGTGCAGCTGTCACCCCTGGCGATGAGCCAGACAGGGTGCAAACCAAGtccatcagagagagagactgggaaAGCTCTGAGGTGCCACCCAAACCCAAGGTGCCATGCTCTCCAGAGACCCGTCGCGTCCGTGCCGAGCCCCCCTCAAGCCCCATCTTGTTCAAGGTGTCGCGCTCCTCTTCTGACTTTGAGATCCGTCCCTCACCGAAGCCAGACCTCACTCGAATTCCTGATGGGGACACCCAGGCACGGGCCCTCGCAAACCTGCGCCTGCAGTCCCGCAACTCCTTCACAGTGATCCCCAAGCGCCGTGTTGCTGCCTCATCTGCAACAGGCAGCCCAGCACCGCCCAGCCCCATCAAGTCTTCCCCTTCCCACAGAGTGGCAGAGGTGCCCACGCCAGGAGTGCCAACCTCTCACACCCCTCCGCCCACCTCGACACCCTCAAAGAGGAATGAGGAGAAACTGCAGGAGAAGGAATTCGAGAGGCCCGGGAGGCTCTCCCAGCCTGAACCATCTCCTTCTGTTGCCACAAGTCCTGCGACTCGTCCGACCTCAGAACCTGTGTCTCCATCCCCTGCCCTAACCCCAGCTCCTTACTCAACACCTGCTCTGCCTTCACCCCCCTCCTCTCCAGCTGTCCCATCTTCACCCCCCTCGTCTCCAGCTGTCCCATCTTCACCCTCCTTCTCTCATGTTCCTTCAGACTCTCCAGCCCCGTCTCCTGCCCCTTCTACCCCATCCCCTGCTCCAGAACAACATCCCGTGGATCAGCTGCCTGTAACAAACATAGACGACATTGATGTGGAGCCCCAGCAGCGTGTCTCCGCTCCCAGCCCCATggcacagagaaaaaagggCAACACCTTCACCGTGGTCCCTAAACGTAGGTTGGAGGCCGAGGGCCAGCCAAGCTCACCTGAGTCCCGGCAGGAAGCCTCAAGCGAGCCACCACCGGGATCCACGCCCCCACAGGCCCCGTACGCTCAGCTGGGCTCCCTGCTGAAGAAACGCTACCCCGCTGCAGAGGAGATTGAGGTCATCGGTGGTTACCTTTCACTTGCAAAGTCCTGCCTCTCCAAGACGGGCTCCATGGGCAAGAAGGTGAGAGAAAATCAGTCAAACCATTCTGATTATCAGCTAACATCAATAAATAGTCCAATGCCCACAAAATAGCTGGTTTCAGCTTCTCCAATGTGAGGATATATTGCTCTTGTCTATTTACATCTgatctgtttctctctgatcTAAATTTAGTAGTCAAGCCTCACACAGGAAGAGctctgttattgttttcatcTCGGTACATCTGCCACTTTTTGTTCTTAAAGCAAGCCAGTGCACACCGGtcacctgtgtgttttttttttttttttttttaaagaatttaagcAGGATTTCCACCCCATGGTTAATCCTCAGTTATATTAATGCATTGGGATGAGTCTCCACTACTCTAAAGCTCCACGTCCCATCACTTGACCTGCTCTCAGGCCTCGATGCCTAAGTGGATGAAAAGCGTGTTTTATACACAGCCACTTCCAAGCCTGTTGGCTGAGCAATCTCATCAAGGCTGTATCCAGCTCTGAGGATCTGGCtcggagggggaggggggatttAAGCCGGCTCCGACCTGTCCCAAACTTTGAGGAAATCATGTCTTCTGTTTCAGTATTAGcatttatctgtgtttttgacTAAAGCTGAGATATTCCCAGGTCTGCTCCTAAAATCATAATTCAATGATAATGTGATGTGCTTTGGGCATCACAGTTATCTTGTAATCATAATCTGATATCTGGTGCTTATTTGGCGAAGGTCTTGCGGCAATTAGCCCCCGTTTCATCCGTTTCCGGGATTAATTAGATATCAGAGAACGTTTCTTATTAATTTTGAGATTTTCGCTGTGGGCTGCTTTCACATTCTGCTCTGGGTCAGCCCGGCATTATTTCAGCATggcgtgtgtgtatgttgccCTCTTGACAGCCAAAGATCTCAGCCGGTGACTTGAATGGTCTTTTACATAACACTATACATCATGTTGGGACTATCGCGGTGGTTCAGGATGCTTAGGGTGTGGAACATGGAACCACAGCCTCCTGGGTTTGAGTCCAGCCCTGGCCCATGTCATCCCTCGCCCTTCCTCTTAGTCTGCCAAAGAGGAAATATATTATGCGTTCAGTTACATCACATAGACTTTTGTGATTTACAAAGCACCACATCGCCTCTAATTCAGAATATTTTGAGCCTTTTGGCAGCTCTTCAGTCTAACCTCTCAGACGTTGGCCTGCAGTCCTGTTTCCTGGACCTGGTCTGCTCCAGTATAATCCTCTGCTCTCTTAGTAAATCCCACTACCTCTTACAACAGGGCCACCAAACTGAGGCCACTCAAGATTGAATCACGTGGAAACAGTGAGCAGCAAATGGAAAGATTCTGCTCTTCACATCATTGAAACTATATTGCTTTTGTACTGCGCAGGGCTGGATATACTTTATGTTCATACTgcttatttgttgttttatattgaCCATGTTCTTGCATTTAGACAACACATATTTAGACGCCTTTTTTTGttagatgggaaaaaaacaactatttatatttttcaaagtaaagtacagtatgATTTAAAGTATAGCTTTGAGAtctgcaaagattaattgattaggCCCGTTGCCAAgcattaaattattatatactATTTTAAATAATCGCTTTGAATTGGTTTGagtccttttttattataaaaagaaatgttgtgtttccatgtttttaaatgtgagtaTTCTCTGgtttcttccctcctctgtgacagtatactgaatatctttgagttgtggacaaaacgagacatttgaggacatcttGCACACTGGTCGACATTTGTTactattttctgatgttttatagaccaaacaactaaaataatcaatagATTAATCAAGTATTAAAGTGagcgttagttgcagccctaatagcTTTGATAATATGGGGACTAGAACTCTATTAACTATCATGTTGGCAGTTGTAGCCTCCACTCAGTACACACCCAAACCCAAAACACCCATGTCATAATTCTTTTTGCTGTGCCATTACCTAAAATGGGAGTTTGTAGATGTCTTATCTTCCAGCATTGTGTTTTTGGTATCCATAGAAACTCTGGAAACATGACATGAATTTAAAAGAGGGTTCTGTGGGTTTGATGTGTGCCTGCAGATCATGACTTCATCATGACTGATATTTAGACTGCTGATTTGTGTGCGTAAGCCTAACCCATGCtacctgcttgtgtgtgtgtgtgccttttatTGCATGCAGACTACCACCGAGCGTGGCCGTGAGACATGAACACATCCTGTCTTTTGTCATCACAAACCaaacattttctccttttgttgtCTGTCTAGTCTTCTTGGTCAACAAGGCTTGGATTATTTCTTCGTCTCTTTTCTGGGCAGGGCAGCGCCGCCAATTACAAAAGCATCGAGGCTTGGCCTGGCCTGTATAATTTGTGCGGAATTTTTGTTCAGCGCTGCTTCTGTATGAGAGCAGCCTCCGAGAATGGCCTCGGCTCAGCGTTCTGGTCTGGGATTGGGTTTTTTTAAGCGctcttttttaaccatttttatgAGGAACTTGGCTGAAAAAGAATGTTCCATGTACGCACGTCAGTACCAAAGCAGCTCATTAACTCTTCCTCTAGATTTTCCCAAAATATTTTCACTCTATCCCCTTTTCTTGCTGCATGTTCTGATTTTTGAACTCTGTGGTAGTAGTGCTGAATGCTGGACCACATCGACCACAGTCTCATGTACTCTCTGTGTCTTTATCGCTCCACAAGCACCTCTCTCCTTTGTTGTCCTATTCCCTCTACCCACAGTGCACTGCTTTATTCCTGTGCGGTGGTGGTTAATAGGGCCTGTTCCAGCTTCCTGTGATCTCCTCCTCTCTATTGGGGAAGGAATTGTGGAAGAGCTATGTAGGTCAACTGAAGCTTCTTGTACTGCTTCGCTCCTGCATTTGCATAAAATCTACTCGGGCTGACTAGCGAACTAGTCTCGGTTTTTTATCTTCACTTTGATTGGATTGGGCTCCCTTGACTTGACCAATTTAACTCATTTTCTTGAAAACGACATCACTCTGAGTTAACGAGGATACAGCTGGCAACAAGACACAGGAGGGGGTGGAGGGGATTGTTTCTGAAATCTTGTTGGCAGCCTCTGTGTATTGGCACTGAGGAACCactcagatgttttattttgaccatTCTGTCAAGCTAATGATTAGGTTTAGTGAAGAGGATTGGGTGTTTGTTACTGAAAGGGATAATAATTCAGGTGCTGTTATTCTCATGGAACTTTGGATTTAGTTTGGTGCACCTTAAGAGAAAAACTAAAGGGCTTTCTCTGAAATACTATTGGACAATCCCTCAAAGGCCACCCGGTCTATCCCATCTGATAGGGGTATTGGAGATACACTGTCCTAAGGGTTCGGTATAAACCATGATATACacattgtttaaaagttatAGAAGATCAGTTGGTAACCATGGCAACGCATATGCACATCAGACCATGGGTGCAGGCCAGCGTGGTCCCCGACACGTCGACAAATAATGCTCATAATAGCTTCTGAACTCTTAATGACACCAGAGAAGATGAGTGAATGGAGCACTGATAATGCAGGACGCCATTCACCGAAGGTGTCTTCACCTGGCCATTCCTATTACCTGACAAATCACATGAAACATGTTTATGGGTTTACCTGAGTCTGAATGACAGGTATAAATGTACCCTATActctttaattcaattcaattgtatctatagtttcaaatcataacagaagttatgtTAGTCAATGGAGTAGGACAAGACTTGTAACAAACTctaatttacagaaacccaaaaattccccaaaagtgttgtctttagCGTGTTTTCCAGGCTGCATTACAgaaaagtgatgtcattttctgaacttaccagaatGTTCTAGGTGTtctgttatttacctttacccccTGGAggatatttatcaaaaatctcattgtgtaaataacattttgttaaagcagcaaTAGTCAACATtacaatatcgtcgcaatatTGACATCAAGATATTTGGtgaagaatattgtgatatttgattttctcccaTCGCCCAGCACTAACTGTCGCCATCTGTTTAGCTcacctctggccccgcctatatcagataaaCGGATGTGATTGGTGCggctggcctctggccccgcctatatcagatacaccaatgtgattggtgcagctcgcttctggcccgcctacatcagatactcCGATGTGATTGGTGAAGCCCAtatacaagggtatagttaatgagcagcattactcaatgccagagtgaTTCGCTgggcaaattcaaattgtgctctcaagagaactctggatttccatgGTAGGTGCCACCCACAACCCAGGGCAATCTGCGAGGTGAGAAAGCGTAAGGACTCTGAGGAAGAAGCTCCCCGGAGCCAAGTTAGTTAAAAGCATTAatgggacatgaatgcacacagatggagaaagagagctgGAAAGAGAAGCTCCGTGTGACataggaagtcccccggcagtcttaAACTTTAGCTAAGGGCTGGTCCAAAGTAAAACCTGTACTTAACTATAATACTAAGTACACTAGGGATTGATGCCATGCATTGGTGCAACAAGAAAGCTCGTTGCAGCTACATGAAAAAAACCTGCAGTGTAGAAAACGCTTCAATGATGGGCTCCAGTCATATCAAAGTCATGTGTTGTGGCATTTATAACTTTTCTCTGCTGGGCAGGCATGTTGAAGACATTATCTGCatctgtgtttaaaataaaacacagtagTGGTTGAATCTCCTGAACACAGCAGGTTAGAAATACCCAAACCTAAATGGTTAAAAGCTCTCCGTAACACAGGAAGGCCAGTGAAAGGGCACACTCCTTCATTTACATTGTGCGCATGGGCTACAGGTGTGAAAGTCCattgtgtttaattatttaCCACCCAGCATACATTCCCCATCTCTCCTCCCATACacttcctgaaaaaaaaaagccggCCGCCCATTAACCTgagtgttattgtttttttctttattgaggCTAAGGTGAAGCGGCACAAGAATGTTTCAGATAAGGAGTGTGTCAAAGTTGAGTTATATCACCAAAAATAGAAACCAACTCTCCTGATTAGACTTAAACAGACTTGAATGTCATTCAACTGCACATTCACAATATACAGTTTAGCGAGATTACGTTGTGAGGCTGTATTTATGACATTTGCAAAGAGATCAAGATTCTGGGTCTGAAAGCATTACgtgtttttgggggggagggagTTTTCAAGGTAAAACAAGAGTTTCTTTTATATTGTCGGTAACCTGGCAAATTTTGTAATTGCTGTGAGGAACTGCAGAGAAAAGTAATTAAATCACGTTAATGTAGCTGTTGCTTTAGCCAATGGGACTTGCAGAGTGAGTGCATTCAACCATGTGGCTACAACCCCAAAAAATTTGTCACGCAGGTCCATCAAATTtattaggcaaggcaaggcaaggcagctttatttgtatagcacatttcagcaacagggcaattcaaagtgctttacacaaaatccgttaaacagataaaacacaagtacaaacagttaatcataagcattcatttattttgatttaaaagaactgagcgTAGCAGCGGATCTaaaggtttctgggagtttattccagatatgaggagcatagaaactgaatgctgcttcaccctgttcactctggggacagaaagtagacctgtcccagatgacctgagtggtttgggtggttcatagtgtagtagcagatctgaaatgtgttttggacctaaaccgttaagtgatttataaactagcaaaagtactttgaaatcaattcttttagactcaggaagccagtgtacggacttgaggactggagtgatgtgatccagtctcttggtcttcgtgaggactcgagcagccgcattctgaatcagctgcagctggctgattgatttttttagggagacctgtaaagatcccgttacagtagtcaagtctactgaagatgaaagcatggacaagtttttccaaatcctgttgacacaggagtcctttaacccttgatatattcttaaggtgataataggctgactttgtaatggtcttaatgtggctgttaaaattcaggtcagagtccatgactacaccaagatttctggctttgtctgttgtttctAACATTGTTGCTTgcagctgagcgcagacttttaatcattcccatttttctccaaaaacaaccacctcagtttttccttcatttcatttacaaaacttctggcacatccagccgttaatttgttcgATGCACTTAGTccgtttttgtattggactatagtcccctggcgataaggttatgtaaatttgtgtgtcgtccgcataactatggtaacttattttgtttttctccataatctgggccagtgtaagcatgtagatgttaaacagaagaggccccagaacagagccttggggaactccgcaaattatattttaatgctcagatgtataattacctattgacacaaagtgatccctattctgtaagtaggattcaaaccactttagtactgagccagaaagtcCTACCCAGTTTAAATATGCTGAACTGCTTAGAAACAGTAGGAGAtagacaaagttttttttaaatgtatttatttattttaatggagCAAAGTGCCCTCAGGAAAGGAAACATTGTAATTTAGTTAAGAAGCAgctccatagacagttaaagaaatggaccaccagatcccgttgctctggacagagaccagtgaaggatattagaaacacttttccggtgatggctgagcgttgttaagcagcctccaactgagcttgacaacgtaAATGTGACGttagcaacctgtctgaaagttctaagtcttctggtagctgtgcaagacaaatctcaatcattcacaatcagcagagacggagagcttaggtatatgttaggagataacataggcgcaagctaattactgctaactaacatgctagttaacgttagtaattaaacctaaacatcTGAtttaagtccaaactgtctgcgagcttctcatgacaatacggtgatttgtcgactatgcgatagcaagttgcgtggttatgacacagtCGTTAGCCTATTGTTGCAAAAACAtctgctatggagccataaAGTGAGCTACGAGGTAATGGATCCTTTTATacaatgttgtgtttctttagaaataaacaactgaCAAATAGAGtatttaaatgcttcagatgtaaaaatatttgcagttaaagtgacgtcaaaatga is a window from the Etheostoma cragini isolate CJK2018 chromosome 16, CSU_Ecrag_1.0, whole genome shotgun sequence genome containing:
- the tprn gene encoding taperin; the protein is MSGGGEVRVLRQEPGQESPRMPAWKREILERRKAKGGGSGGACAAETSPGGAGSQRANGETTGNVNGSSSSSSSSGPICGSGRSYTITTASQHFTNNKEPRPTDAERTIPREDDRHESLVLQESLGPLEENPFIKLEKERRRRQDRDNASRPVQHILELYGSVPGIRTIRADNIIIIESDPDYFPEAGGVNTGSKWQQNGVSSYSSLNDLLDRRGSAVTEIRAKEVVIYDTTLSKSEENLSTLGRPDHEASSYKTGEGQGRVSRMLQKFDSNYGKLQKKSHSTENLLDLDCSASSRPRLWSRPQPDLVPKARPGPSISSPGSSQPSSPVFQSPLSSKPRPQPVVSELGSPPRSAGTPQPVSSFRQRFEESAGPGAAVTPGDEPDRVQTKSIRERDWESSEVPPKPKVPCSPETRRVRAEPPSSPILFKVSRSSSDFEIRPSPKPDLTRIPDGDTQARALANLRLQSRNSFTVIPKRRVAASSATGSPAPPSPIKSSPSHRVAEVPTPGVPTSHTPPPTSTPSKRNEEKLQEKEFERPGRLSQPEPSPSVATSPATRPTSEPVSPSPALTPAPYSTPALPSPPSSPAVPSSPPSSPAVPSSPSFSHVPSDSPAPSPAPSTPSPAPEQHPVDQLPVTNIDDIDVEPQQRVSAPSPMAQRKKGNTFTVVPKRRLEAEGQPSSPESRQEASSEPPPGSTPPQAPYAQLGSLLKKRYPAAEEIEVIGGYLSLAKSCLSKTGSMGKKLKISFNESSLHSTYEYPSESSAWDSEDEDEDEKLDEKLADEQPSMVGRIHIPRPSFTSSPTHTSNSNDLSSYIPKHSVDFSAWQEHKHEDSVYQEDTTSQHTQMTEEVMLTPADSSSLSDYSSEPALYF